The Desulfobulbaceae bacterium DB1 DNA window ACGACCGTCAGGTTAGGGACCTGTCCGTCCTGAAAAGCATCGAAGTGACCGCTGTCGGTATGGGCTTTAAAGGTATTGTTGCCTTCGATGACCGTCTTTATTGTTTCACTGGCTGACATTGCCGGCGCGCCGGCCGGGGCACCATGGCCGCCGCCGTGATCGGATGCCCATGTCTGCGGAGCAACTGCGAGAACAGCGGAAAAGCCCAAGGCAAGAAAACAATTCTTTACTATTTTTTTCATTTTTCTCCTCCCGAAAGAAAATTGATAAAGAGGCAAAAGCCTCCAGTCAGAAATAGCGTGCGTCTGTCTAAATCAACAAACGACATTACTGATTATTTCCGTGATGGTCAAGAAAAGTGATGTTTTTTTATGCATTTGTCCTGAAATTTCAGGTTTCCGCTAATCTGCAAAACGCGCCTCTATTTCCTCCACCTTTGACTGATTTTCTTCCCACTGCTGATAACAGCGTTTCAGCTTTCGTTCCACGTCTGCGTATTCTTTGCTTTTTGAACCGAAAATTTCCTGGTCCTTGTACAGTTCAGGATCGGCAAGCATTGCTTCCAGCTCGCTTTTTGACTTTTCCAGACGTTCGATTTCCGCCTCGTTTTCCGCGATTTTTTTGAGAAACGGTTTGAGGACGCTGTTTTTTTCCTGGCGGATCCTGGCCTGTTCCTGTCGCGCTTTTTTGCCCCGGGCCGGGGTGCCGGCGTCGTTCTGCGGATCTGCAACAAGGGCCGGAGTTTCCTCGGCCGATGTTGCCGCCCGTTCCCGTTGCTCGGCGGTTTTTTCCAGGTAATATTTGATGTTGCCGTCAAAAAGAGTGGCCCGGCCGTTTTTGATCTCCAGCACCTTGTTGACAAAGTTGTCAAGGAAGTAACGGTTATGGCTGACGATGATGATTGTACCGTCATACTGGGCCATGGCCTCCTGCAGGATTTCCTGGGAGGTCATATCCAGATGGTTGGTCGGTTCGTCCATGATCAGAAGATTGGCGGGGGTGGCAATCATTTTCGCCAGGGCCAGTCGGCTTTTTTCGCCGCCGGAAAGGACCTGAACCTTTTTGTCGACCTCTTCGCCGCTGAAAAGAAAGGCGCCGAGCAGCGACCTGGTCTGGGTAATGGTTTTTTCCGCCTCAACCATGGAAAGGGTTTCCAGCACGGTATAGTTGGGAGAAAGTTCCTGTGCCTGGTGCTGGCCGAAGTAGGAAAGGGAAACATTGTGGCCCAGTCGGATGGCACCGTCGTCCTGTTTGACCAGCCCGGCAAGGCTCTTTACCAAAGTGGACTTGCCGGCGCCGTTGACACCGACGATGGCCATTTTGTCGCCGCGCTGCAGTTCAAACGAGATGCTGTCAAAGACCTTTTTGTCGCCGTAGCTTTTTTTCAAGCCTTCAACGGTGATGGCCAGCCGGCCGCTGGGCGGCGCGGGAGGAAATCGAAAGAAAATTTTATGATCCGTTTTCTCCAGCTCGATAATTTCCATTTTTTCCAGCTGTTTGATGCGGCTCTGGGCCTGTTTGGCCTTGGTGGATTTGGAGCGGAATCTTTCAACGAACCGTTTGGTCTGGTCGATCAGGGCCTGCTGGTTGTCATAGGCGGCACGCTGGATCTGCTGCCGCAGCTCTTTTTCCTTGACATAGGTTGAGTAATTTCCCTTGTAAATCGTCAGGTTGCCGAGGCTCAACTCCCAGGTGAGGGAGGTCATGTTGTCGAGAAAGGCCCGGTCATGGGAAACGATAATCAGCGCCCCCTCATACCCAGCCAGAAACTCCTCGAGCCAGGTCAGGGACTCGATGTCAAGATGGTTGGTCGGCTCGTCGAGAAAGAGAAAACCGGGCGCGGCAAGGAGCTGTTTTGCCAGCATCAGCCGCATCAGCCAGCCGCCGCTGAATGTCGAGCAGGGCCGCGCCAAATCTTCCTCCTTGAAACCGAGCCCGGCCAGGACCTTTTCAATGGTCGCCTTGATGCGGAATATATTGGAATGGTCCAGTTCATGCTGCAGTTCTCCCTGACGCTTGAGCAGCTCTTCCAGGGAGGCCTTGTTTTCATGACAGGTGCTCATCTCCTTGTTGAGGGCATCGAGTTCCTTTTGTTTGGCAAGGAGAGGGGCAAAGGCGTTCTCCGCCTCGGCAAACAGGCTGTTTCCAAGGGTGATGCCGGTAATTTCCTGGGGCAGGTAGCCGCAACTGACCTGTTTCGACCAGGTGACCACCCCCGGATCGGAATC harbors:
- a CDS encoding ABC transporter ATP-binding protein; translation: MITINNLSIQYGAKHLFKNISGRINTRDRIGLVGVNGAGKSTLLKIMAGVADSDPGVVTWSKQVSCGYLPQEITGITLGNSLFAEAENAFAPLLAKQKELDALNKEMSTCHENKASLEELLKRQGELQHELDHSNIFRIKATIEKVLAGLGFKEEDLARPCSTFSGGWLMRLMLAKQLLAAPGFLFLDEPTNHLDIESLTWLEEFLAGYEGALIIVSHDRAFLDNMTSLTWELSLGNLTIYKGNYSTYVKEKELRQQIQRAAYDNQQALIDQTKRFVERFRSKSTKAKQAQSRIKQLEKMEIIELEKTDHKIFFRFPPAPPSGRLAITVEGLKKSYGDKKVFDSISFELQRGDKMAIVGVNGAGKSTLVKSLAGLVKQDDGAIRLGHNVSLSYFGQHQAQELSPNYTVLETLSMVEAEKTITQTRSLLGAFLFSGEEVDKKVQVLSGGEKSRLALAKMIATPANLLIMDEPTNHLDMTSQEILQEAMAQYDGTIIIVSHNRYFLDNFVNKVLEIKNGRATLFDGNIKYYLEKTAEQRERAATSAEETPALVADPQNDAGTPARGKKARQEQARIRQEKNSVLKPFLKKIAENEAEIERLEKSKSELEAMLADPELYKDQEIFGSKSKEYADVERKLKRCYQQWEENQSKVEEIEARFAD